Genomic segment of Dehalococcoidia bacterium:
AGTATGGCTTCGAGGACTTTGTCCACCTCGGCGTCGGTGAGGGTATGGTCGGGTGACTGGAAGGTCAGGCTGTAGGCCAGCGACTTCTTGCCCGCCGCCACCTGCTTGCCTGAATACACGTCGAACAGCACGGCTTTCTTAACCAGCGAGAAGCCGCTGATAACATCCATTACTTGCTTGTGGCTGACCGCCTCGTCCAGCACCAGCGCCAGGTCGCGCATGACGGCCGGGAAACGCGGCAGCGGCTCGTAATGCGCCGCCTCTAGAGTGTAGGGCATAAGCGTATCTGAGTTTATCTCGAAGAGGTACGTTCCAACGGGCAGTTCGAACGCCTGCGCCACCTTCGGGTGTAACTCGCCCAGCACGCCGATCTGAGTGTTGCCGGCCATGATTGCCGCCTGCCTGCCTGTGCGCAAGCCGGCATCCGTACTTTCGTTAAAGCTGACGCTCACGCCAAGCGCGGCCATCAAGCCCTCTACAGCCCCCTTGGCGTCGAAGAAGTCCACCGGCTCCTTGCGCCCCTGCCATACTTTAGCGGCGCTTGTCGCCGTGAGCACGCCGCAGAGCATCTCAGGTTCTGTCGGTAAGTCATTGGGACGCGGCAGATAGATATGCCCGGTCTCAAAAAGGAGTATTGCGCCTTCTTCGCGCCGTATGTTGGACGAGAGCGCCGCCAGCACGTTGCCGCGCAGGCTGGTGCGCAGGCACTCCTGCTCGCTGCTCATGGGGTGCGCCACCCGCAGTGGGTCAACAGCGAGGGGGGTGTTGAGCCCTTTTTCCAGCGTCGGGCGGTCGGTCAAGGCGTAGGTGATTATCTCCTGGAAGCCGAAACCGGAAAGCTGCTGGCGTATCTTCGCGCGCAGGCCCAGCATGGGGTTGGGGTTCTGGCGCGGCATGGTACCCGAGAGCAACCTTTCGGGGATATGTTCGTAGCCCATAATGCGGGCGATGTCTTCGATGAAGTCAGCATCCAGACGCAGGTCACTGCGCCAGTAGGGGGCGGTCACGGCAAACTCGTGCTCGGAGCGTCGAGCGACTGCACAGCCGAGCGACACGAGCGTCTTTTCTATCTGCGCCGGAGAGACTTCCAGCCCCAGGATGCGCTTTACCTCGGCGGTGGTGAGGGCAACGGGTGCGGGTTCCTTGCGGCCGGGATAGTGGTCGATAATGCCCTCGGCCGCTTTACCCCCGCACAACTCCACCATGAGCTGCACGGCGCGGCGGGCGGCGGGGAGAGTAAGCTCCGCCCGGATGCCCCGCTCGAAGCGGGCGCTGGCTTCGCTTTGCAGCTTGAGGCGCACAGCGGTGTTGTGTACGCTGGCCGGCTTGAAACTGGCCGCTTCCAGCAGGATTGAAGTCGTGGCGGGAGTGACCTCGCTGGTAGCTCCGCCCATGACGCCGGCAACGGCAATGGCATGATTGGGATCGGTGATGACAAGCGTATCGGCGGTCAGCTTGCGCTCAATTCCGTCGAGCGTGGCAAGTACCTCGCCCTCAACGGCTCGGCGTATGATGATTTTCGAACAGCCTATCCGGTTGTAATCGAAGGCGTGCAACGGCTGGCCGTACTCCAGCATGACAAAGTTGGTGATATCCACCACGTTGTTGATGCAGCGCACGCCGGAGGCGGTGAGCGCCTCCTTGAGCCAGCTCGGCGACTCACCGATCTTGACGTCGGTGACCAGAGCCGCGCAGTAGCGCGGGCACAACTCGGCGTCGGCTATCTCCACCGAGACGCTCTCGTCGATGGAGCGCCCGGCGAACATATAATCCAGGTTCGGCTCGCGCACGGCGGCTCCGATAAGCGCCGCCACCTCGTGGGCGATGCCCAGGATAGAGAGCATGTCGGGGCGGTTGGGCGTCACCTCCAGGTCGAATACCACATCGCCCATATAATCGGCGAGTTTGCCGCCCAGCGGAGCGTCAGGGGGCAGGACGAGGATGCCCTCGTGGCTCTTCGAGAGGCCCAGCTCCATCTCGGAGCAAACCATGCCCTCGGACAGCACGCCGCGTATCTTCGAGGGTTTGAGCGTAATCTTCTCGCCGTTGTGGCCGTCAATGAGGTTGGCACCGGTTTTTGCGAAGGCAATTTTGTCACCGATAACCAGGTTCGGCGCTCCACACACGACCGTCACCTGCTCCCCGCCCAGGCTGACGGTCGCCAGCCTGAGGCGGTCGGCGTTGGGGTGCGGGTTGACAGCGGCAATCTGGCCGATGTAAACGTTCTCCCAGCCTCCGATGACCTCGATACGAGACACCTCGGTGCCGGCCAGCGTCATGCGCTTCGCCAGCTCCTCCGGTGAGAGGGTTATGTCAACGTACTGCCGGAGCCACTTGAGCGAGCACTTCATCTAAAACTGCCTCAGGAAGCGCAGGTCGCTTCCGTAGAAAAGCCGTATGTCCTCTATACCGTAGCGCAGCAACGGTATGCGCTCGATGCCCATGCCGAAAGCGAAGCCGGAGTACTTCTTGGAGTCGATACCCACGCCTTCCAGCACGCTCGGGTGCACCATGCCGGAACCCAGCACCTCTATCCAGCCGCTGCCCCCGCAGAGCTTGCATCCCTCGCCGCGGCACACGGCGCACTCCACGGCCATCTCGGCGCCGGGTTCCACGTAGGGGAAGAAGTCGCAGCGGAAGCGCACCCTTCTATCCGGGCCGAAGAAGCGGCGGGCGAACTCGTGCAGCGTGCCTTTGAGGTCGGCCATACCGATGCCCTCATCCACCGCCAGTCCCTCGATTTGAGAGAACATGGAGAGGTGGGTGGCGTCGGTGGCTTCGTAGCGGTGCACGATGCCCGGTACCACGATGCGTATGGGGGGCTTAACCTTTTCCATAGTGCGCACCTGCATGGGCGAGGTGTGCGTGCGCAGCAGCATCTGCCAGCCTTTATCATTAGGCGGCGCGTCTATCCAGA
This window contains:
- a CDS encoding phenylalanine--tRNA ligase subunit beta, with the protein product MKCSLKWLRQYVDITLSPEELAKRMTLAGTEVSRIEVIGGWENVYIGQIAAVNPHPNADRLRLATVSLGGEQVTVVCGAPNLVIGDKIAFAKTGANLIDGHNGEKITLKPSKIRGVLSEGMVCSEMELGLSKSHEGILVLPPDAPLGGKLADYMGDVVFDLEVTPNRPDMLSILGIAHEVAALIGAAVREPNLDYMFAGRSIDESVSVEIADAELCPRYCAALVTDVKIGESPSWLKEALTASGVRCINNVVDITNFVMLEYGQPLHAFDYNRIGCSKIIIRRAVEGEVLATLDGIERKLTADTLVITDPNHAIAVAGVMGGATSEVTPATTSILLEAASFKPASVHNTAVRLKLQSEASARFERGIRAELTLPAARRAVQLMVELCGGKAAEGIIDHYPGRKEPAPVALTTAEVKRILGLEVSPAQIEKTLVSLGCAVARRSEHEFAVTAPYWRSDLRLDADFIEDIARIMGYEHIPERLLSGTMPRQNPNPMLGLRAKIRQQLSGFGFQEIITYALTDRPTLEKGLNTPLAVDPLRVAHPMSSEQECLRTSLRGNVLAALSSNIRREEGAILLFETGHIYLPRPNDLPTEPEMLCGVLTATSAAKVWQGRKEPVDFFDAKGAVEGLMAALGVSVSFNESTDAGLRTGRQAAIMAGNTQIGVLGELHPKVAQAFELPVGTYLFEINSDTLMPYTLEAAHYEPLPRFPAVMRDLALVLDEAVSHKQVMDVISGFSLVKKAVLFDVYSGKQVAAGKKSLAYSLTFQSPDHTLTDAEVDKVLEAILKKLQTELGAALRA
- a CDS encoding phenylalanine--tRNA ligase subunit alpha, coding for MDIRQQIADLREKALRELATVNLSSELEGWRVRYLGKKSQLTEILRGLSARSIEERKEAGALSNTLKIELESAFKIKEESLRESEMTSAGSKDAIDISLPGRPFPRGRLHPVSQALGEISSIFTAMGFQVLEGPEVEWDYYNFDMLNMPKEHPARAATDTFWIDAPPNDKGWQMLLRTHTSPMQVRTMEKVKPPIRIVVPGIVHRYEATDATHLSMFSQIEGLAVDEGIGMADLKGTLHEFARRFFGPDRRVRFRCDFFPYVEPGAEMAVECAVCRGEGCKLCGGSGWIEVLGSGMVHPSVLEGVGIDSKKYSGFAFGMGIERIPLLRYGIEDIRLFYGSDLRFLRQF